One window of Panthera tigris isolate Pti1 chromosome C2, P.tigris_Pti1_mat1.1, whole genome shotgun sequence genomic DNA carries:
- the LOC102967751 gene encoding olfactory receptor 5H2 — protein MGKENATLLTELILTGLTYEPQWQIPLFLVFLVIYLLTIVGNLGLIALIWNEPQLHIPMYFFLGSLAFVDAWISSTVTPKMLVNFFAKSKMISLSECMVQFFSFAISVTTECFLLATMAYDRYVAICKPLLYPVIMSNTLCIRLLVLSFSGGLLHAIIHNALLFRLTFCNSIIVHHFYCDIMPLFKISCTDPSINFLMVFIFSGSIQVFTILTVLVSYTLVLFTILKKKSLQGIRKAFSTCGAHLLSVSLYYGPLLFMYVRPGSAQADDQDMMDSLFYTVIIPVLNPIIYSLRNKKVIESLSKMLKRNA, from the coding sequence ATGGGAAAGGAAAATGCAACATTGCTGACAGAGTTAATTCTCACAGGACTCACATATGAACCACAGTGGCAAATCCCCCTATTCCTGGTGTTCTTGGTTATCTATCTTCTCACCATTGTGGGGAACCTTGGTCTGATTGCCCTCATATGGAATGAACCTCAGCTTCACAtccccatgtactttttccttgGAAGTTTGGCATTTGTGGATGCTTGGATATCATCCACAGTGACCCCCAAGATGCTGGTCAACTTCTTTGCCAAGAGTaagatgatctctctctctgaatgcatggtacaatttttttcctttgcaatcaGTGTAACCACAGAATGTTTTCTGCTGGCAACAATGGCTTATGATCGCTATGTGGCCATATGCAAACCATTACTTTACCCAGTGATTATGTCCAATACACTATGCATCCGGCTgttagttttgtcattttcagGTGGCCTTCTTCATGCCATAATTCACAATGCTTTGTTATTCAGATTAACCTTCTGCAATTCCATCATAGTACATCACTTTTACTGTGACATTATGCCATTGTTTAAGATTTCTTGTACTGACCCTTCTATTAATTTTCTGatggtatttattttctctgggtCAATACAAGTATTCACCATTTTGACTGTTCTTGTCTCTTACACACTAGTTCTTtttacaatcttaaaaaagaagtctCTACAAGGCATACGGAAAGCTTTCTCTACTTGTGGAGCCCATCTTTTATCCGTATCTTTATACTATGGCCCCCTTCTCTTCATGTACGTGCGCCCTGGATCTGCACAGGCAGATGATCAAGATATGATGGACTCTCTATTTTACACTGTCATAATTCCTGTGTTAAATCCAATTATCTATAGCCTGAGAAATAAGAAAGTCATAGAGTCATTGAGTAAAATGTTAAAGAGAAATGCTTAG